One genomic window of Oncorhynchus clarkii lewisi isolate Uvic-CL-2024 chromosome 5, UVic_Ocla_1.0, whole genome shotgun sequence includes the following:
- the LOC139409104 gene encoding calcium homeostasis endoplasmic reticulum protein-like isoform X2, with the protein MDIPTAPEDQELKNVIDKLAQFVARNGPEFEKMTMEKQKDNPKFSFLFGGDFFTYYRCKLAMEHHQHLYNPPGKEVPDVPPPITILAPPPIAPATPSLDELIQQSQWNLQQQEQHLLTLRQEQVTAAIALAMEQQTQKLLAETQQDISEFDNLLQPIIDTCTKDAISAGKNWMFNNAKGPLHCELMCSHLRNRITADAAHFELRLHLIYLTNDVLHHCQRKQQRDLLAALQKVVVPIYCTSFLAVEEDKQQKVTRLLQLWEKNGYFDEVTIQQLQSPAVGLGQYQASLITEYAAVVQPVQLAFQQQIQTLKTQHEEFVANLTVQQTAAAAAAVSQLAAAEPDVKAVTTQPGEVKASMSGPPGDYDGAPPRSDPGANNTGHSDNSSSKPWFDPQHMPGGWNPNQPPPFDPTQAPPPCPPWNSHEGMWNEQRGDPSWSGGPPRGEGGPWSGGGGQNEPPPNWSGQYDQPPWSNQGPDQPPWGQREPPFPRMQRPPHFRGPFPPHQQGPPPFNQPPPPPHNFGRFPPRFMQDDFPPRHHFERPPYPPHRFDYPQGDFPGDMGPPPHHHPSQRIPPPGMGGGEHPPWGGNQHPDFGPPPHGFNGHSPHMRQRLSPAHVNQDDPSLVPNVPYFDLPAGLMAPLVKLEDHEYKALDPKDIRLPPPMPPSDRLLAAVEAFYSPPSHDRPRNSEGWEQNGLYEFFRAKMRARRKKGQEKHNSAHGGSRSHSRSRSRGRSSSRSSSSSSKSSRSSSRSRSRSYSRSRSRSRSRSRSSRSRSRSRSRSRSRSPDKRRLEKPGHASAPAPASQKSRSPSPPTNSGLGAAPSILPPDSRLGEENKGHQLLMKMGWSGSGGLGAKEQGIQDPIKGGELRDKWDQYKGVGVSLDDPYENYRRNKSYNFVARMKAREEVNREPQEPPPAE; encoded by the exons ATGGATATTCCTACAGCTCCTGAGG ATCAAGAGCTGAAAAATGTCATTGACAAACTGGCCCAGTTTGTGGCTCGAAATGGCCCCGAGTTTGAGAAGATGACAATGGAGAAACAGAAGGACAATCCCAAGTTCTCTTTTCTGTTTGGTGGGGACTTCTTCACCTATTACCGGTGCAAGCTTGCTATGGAACACCACCAGC ATCTTTATAATCCACCCGGTAAGGAAGTCCCAGATGTCCCTCCACCAATCACGATCCTGGCTCCGCCCCCCATTGCCCCTGCCACGCCCTCTCTGGATGAACTCATCCAGCAGAGCCAATGGAATCTGCAGCAGCAAGAACAGCACCTGCTCACTCTCAGACAG GAGCAAGTGACGGCAGCCATAGCTCTGGCCATGGAGCAGCAGACCCAGAAACTGCTAGCGGAGACTCAGCAGGACATCTCTGAATTTGACAACCTGCTGCAGCCCATCATTGACACCTGCACTAAAGACGCCATCTCG GCTGGTAAGAACTGGATGTTCAACAACGCCAAGGGCCCGCTGCACTGTGAGCTGATGTGCTCACACCTCCGGAACCGCATCACAGCCGACGCAGCCCACTTCGAACTCCGCCTTCACCTCATCTATCTCACCAATGATGTCCTCCATCACTG TCAGAGGAAGCAGCAGAGGGACCTGCTGGCAGCGCTGCAGAAGGTGGTGGTGCCCATCTACTGCACCAGCTTCCTGGCTGTAGAGGAGGACAAGCAGCAGAAGGTTACGCGG CTCCTGCAGCTCTGGGAAAAGAATGGCTACTTCGACGAGGTGACGATCCAGCAATTACAGAGTCCAGCTGTGGGCCTGGGCCAGTATCAG GCCTCTCTGATCACAGAGTACGCTGCGGTGGTGCAGCCCGTTCAGCTGGCCTTCCAGCAGCAGATCCAGACCCTGAAGACGCAGCACGAGGAGTTTGTGGCCAACCTGACGGTGCAGCAGACTGCAGCTGCCGCAGCAGCAGTGAGCCAGCTAGCTGCAGCAGAGCCCGACGTTAAGGCAGTCACCACTCAGcctg GAGAGGTGAAGGCATCCATGTCTGGCCCTCCTGGTGATTATGACGGAGCCCCGCCCAGATCAGACCCCGGTGCTAACAACACTGGCCACTCTGATAACTCCTCCTCCAAACCCTGGTTCGACCCACAACACATGCCTGGAGGCTGGAACCCCAATCAGCCT CCTCCGTTTGACCCTACCCAGGCGCCCCCGCCTTGCCCACCCTGGAACAGCCACGAAGGCATGTGGAACGAACAGAGGGGGGACCCCAGCTGGAGCGGAGGCCCTCCGAGGGGGGAGGGCGGTCCCTGGAGCGGAGGGGGAGGACAGAACGAGCCCCCTCCCAACTGGAGCGGTCAGTACGACCAGCCCCCCTGGAGCAACCAGGGACCCGACCAGCCCCCCTGGGGCCAGAGAGAGCCCCCATTCCCCCGCATGCAGAGGCCTCCCCACTTCAGAGGGCCCTTCCCGCCCCACCAGCAAGGGCCCCCTCCCTTCAACCAGCCGCCCCCGCCTCCCCACAACTTCGGCCGGTTTCCTCCACGCTTCATGCAGGATGACTTCCCACCCAGACACCACTTTGAGAGGCCACCCTACCCTCCACACCGCTTTGACTACCCACAGGGAGACTTTCCCGGAG ACATGGGCCCcccgccccaccaccaccccagccAGAGGATCCCTCCTCCGGGCATGGGGGGAGGAGAGCACCCTCCCTGGGGGGGTAACCAGCACCCTGACTTCGGCCCCCCGCCCCACGGCTTCAACGGACATTCCCCCCATATGAGGCAGCGGCTGTCCCCGGCTCACGTCAACCAGGACGACCCCAGCCTGGTCCCCAACGTCCCTTACTTCGACCTGCCCGCCGGACTCATGGCCCCTCTAGTCAAA CTTGAAGACCATGAATACAAAGCCTTGGATCCCAAAGACATCCGCCTTCCTCCCCCCATGCCCCCTAGTGATCGCCTGCTCGCTGCTGTGGAGGCCTTCTACAGCCCTCCATCCCATGATAGACCCAGGAACAG TGAGGGCTGGGAACAGAACGGCCTGTATGAGTTCTTCAGAGCCAAGATGAGAGCCAGGAGGAAAAAGGGCCAGGAGAAACACAACAG tgcCCACGGGGGTAGTCGTTCACACAGCCGTTCTCGTAGTCGGGGCCGCTCCTCATCTCGTTCCAGCTCCAGCTCCTCCAAGTCCTCCCGCTCCTCCTCGCGGTCCCGCTCTCGCTCCTACTCCAGGTCACGCTCCAG GAGCAGGAGCCGATCCAGGTCGTCCCGCAGTCGCTCTCGTTCCAGGTCTCGCTCCAGATCTCGCTCTCCTGACAAGAGACGGCTAGAGAAGCCCGGACATGCCTCTGCCCCCGCCCCCGCCTCCCAGAAGTCCCGTAGCCCCTCCCCTCC CACTAATTCTGGGCTTGGAGCAGCCCCTTCTATCCTGCCTCCAGACAGCAGGCTGGGAGAGGAGAACAAGGGCCATCAACTGCTCATGAAAATGGGCTGGAGTGGTTCAGGGGGGCTTGGCGCGAAGGAGCAGGGCATCCAGGACCCCATCAAGGGGGGAGAACTCCGGGACAAGTGGGACCAGTATAAAGGAGTGGGGGTGTCACTGGACGACCCTTATGAGAACTACCGCAGGAACAAGAGTTACAATTTTGTAGCTCGCATGAAAGCCAGGGAGGAAG TGAATCGGGAACCACAGGAGCCCCCTCCCGCTGAATGA
- the LOC139409104 gene encoding calcium homeostasis endoplasmic reticulum protein-like isoform X1, with translation MDIPTAPEDQELKNVIDKLAQFVARNGPEFEKMTMEKQKDNPKFSFLFGGDFFTYYRCKLAMEHHQHPTTHECEEYKLEDLYNPPGKEVPDVPPPITILAPPPIAPATPSLDELIQQSQWNLQQQEQHLLTLRQEQVTAAIALAMEQQTQKLLAETQQDISEFDNLLQPIIDTCTKDAISAGKNWMFNNAKGPLHCELMCSHLRNRITADAAHFELRLHLIYLTNDVLHHCQRKQQRDLLAALQKVVVPIYCTSFLAVEEDKQQKVTRLLQLWEKNGYFDEVTIQQLQSPAVGLGQYQASLITEYAAVVQPVQLAFQQQIQTLKTQHEEFVANLTVQQTAAAAAAVSQLAAAEPDVKAVTTQPGEVKASMSGPPGDYDGAPPRSDPGANNTGHSDNSSSKPWFDPQHMPGGWNPNQPPPFDPTQAPPPCPPWNSHEGMWNEQRGDPSWSGGPPRGEGGPWSGGGGQNEPPPNWSGQYDQPPWSNQGPDQPPWGQREPPFPRMQRPPHFRGPFPPHQQGPPPFNQPPPPPHNFGRFPPRFMQDDFPPRHHFERPPYPPHRFDYPQGDFPGDMGPPPHHHPSQRIPPPGMGGGEHPPWGGNQHPDFGPPPHGFNGHSPHMRQRLSPAHVNQDDPSLVPNVPYFDLPAGLMAPLVKLEDHEYKALDPKDIRLPPPMPPSDRLLAAVEAFYSPPSHDRPRNSEGWEQNGLYEFFRAKMRARRKKGQEKHNSAHGGSRSHSRSRSRGRSSSRSSSSSSKSSRSSSRSRSRSYSRSRSRSRSRSRSSRSRSRSRSRSRSRSPDKRRLEKPGHASAPAPASQKSRSPSPPTNSGLGAAPSILPPDSRLGEENKGHQLLMKMGWSGSGGLGAKEQGIQDPIKGGELRDKWDQYKGVGVSLDDPYENYRRNKSYNFVARMKAREEVNREPQEPPPAE, from the exons ATGGATATTCCTACAGCTCCTGAGG ATCAAGAGCTGAAAAATGTCATTGACAAACTGGCCCAGTTTGTGGCTCGAAATGGCCCCGAGTTTGAGAAGATGACAATGGAGAAACAGAAGGACAATCCCAAGTTCTCTTTTCTGTTTGGTGGGGACTTCTTCACCTATTACCGGTGCAAGCTTGCTATGGAACACCACCAGC ATCCTACTACCCACGAGTGTGAGGAGTATAAATTGGAAG ATCTTTATAATCCACCCGGTAAGGAAGTCCCAGATGTCCCTCCACCAATCACGATCCTGGCTCCGCCCCCCATTGCCCCTGCCACGCCCTCTCTGGATGAACTCATCCAGCAGAGCCAATGGAATCTGCAGCAGCAAGAACAGCACCTGCTCACTCTCAGACAG GAGCAAGTGACGGCAGCCATAGCTCTGGCCATGGAGCAGCAGACCCAGAAACTGCTAGCGGAGACTCAGCAGGACATCTCTGAATTTGACAACCTGCTGCAGCCCATCATTGACACCTGCACTAAAGACGCCATCTCG GCTGGTAAGAACTGGATGTTCAACAACGCCAAGGGCCCGCTGCACTGTGAGCTGATGTGCTCACACCTCCGGAACCGCATCACAGCCGACGCAGCCCACTTCGAACTCCGCCTTCACCTCATCTATCTCACCAATGATGTCCTCCATCACTG TCAGAGGAAGCAGCAGAGGGACCTGCTGGCAGCGCTGCAGAAGGTGGTGGTGCCCATCTACTGCACCAGCTTCCTGGCTGTAGAGGAGGACAAGCAGCAGAAGGTTACGCGG CTCCTGCAGCTCTGGGAAAAGAATGGCTACTTCGACGAGGTGACGATCCAGCAATTACAGAGTCCAGCTGTGGGCCTGGGCCAGTATCAG GCCTCTCTGATCACAGAGTACGCTGCGGTGGTGCAGCCCGTTCAGCTGGCCTTCCAGCAGCAGATCCAGACCCTGAAGACGCAGCACGAGGAGTTTGTGGCCAACCTGACGGTGCAGCAGACTGCAGCTGCCGCAGCAGCAGTGAGCCAGCTAGCTGCAGCAGAGCCCGACGTTAAGGCAGTCACCACTCAGcctg GAGAGGTGAAGGCATCCATGTCTGGCCCTCCTGGTGATTATGACGGAGCCCCGCCCAGATCAGACCCCGGTGCTAACAACACTGGCCACTCTGATAACTCCTCCTCCAAACCCTGGTTCGACCCACAACACATGCCTGGAGGCTGGAACCCCAATCAGCCT CCTCCGTTTGACCCTACCCAGGCGCCCCCGCCTTGCCCACCCTGGAACAGCCACGAAGGCATGTGGAACGAACAGAGGGGGGACCCCAGCTGGAGCGGAGGCCCTCCGAGGGGGGAGGGCGGTCCCTGGAGCGGAGGGGGAGGACAGAACGAGCCCCCTCCCAACTGGAGCGGTCAGTACGACCAGCCCCCCTGGAGCAACCAGGGACCCGACCAGCCCCCCTGGGGCCAGAGAGAGCCCCCATTCCCCCGCATGCAGAGGCCTCCCCACTTCAGAGGGCCCTTCCCGCCCCACCAGCAAGGGCCCCCTCCCTTCAACCAGCCGCCCCCGCCTCCCCACAACTTCGGCCGGTTTCCTCCACGCTTCATGCAGGATGACTTCCCACCCAGACACCACTTTGAGAGGCCACCCTACCCTCCACACCGCTTTGACTACCCACAGGGAGACTTTCCCGGAG ACATGGGCCCcccgccccaccaccaccccagccAGAGGATCCCTCCTCCGGGCATGGGGGGAGGAGAGCACCCTCCCTGGGGGGGTAACCAGCACCCTGACTTCGGCCCCCCGCCCCACGGCTTCAACGGACATTCCCCCCATATGAGGCAGCGGCTGTCCCCGGCTCACGTCAACCAGGACGACCCCAGCCTGGTCCCCAACGTCCCTTACTTCGACCTGCCCGCCGGACTCATGGCCCCTCTAGTCAAA CTTGAAGACCATGAATACAAAGCCTTGGATCCCAAAGACATCCGCCTTCCTCCCCCCATGCCCCCTAGTGATCGCCTGCTCGCTGCTGTGGAGGCCTTCTACAGCCCTCCATCCCATGATAGACCCAGGAACAG TGAGGGCTGGGAACAGAACGGCCTGTATGAGTTCTTCAGAGCCAAGATGAGAGCCAGGAGGAAAAAGGGCCAGGAGAAACACAACAG tgcCCACGGGGGTAGTCGTTCACACAGCCGTTCTCGTAGTCGGGGCCGCTCCTCATCTCGTTCCAGCTCCAGCTCCTCCAAGTCCTCCCGCTCCTCCTCGCGGTCCCGCTCTCGCTCCTACTCCAGGTCACGCTCCAG GAGCAGGAGCCGATCCAGGTCGTCCCGCAGTCGCTCTCGTTCCAGGTCTCGCTCCAGATCTCGCTCTCCTGACAAGAGACGGCTAGAGAAGCCCGGACATGCCTCTGCCCCCGCCCCCGCCTCCCAGAAGTCCCGTAGCCCCTCCCCTCC CACTAATTCTGGGCTTGGAGCAGCCCCTTCTATCCTGCCTCCAGACAGCAGGCTGGGAGAGGAGAACAAGGGCCATCAACTGCTCATGAAAATGGGCTGGAGTGGTTCAGGGGGGCTTGGCGCGAAGGAGCAGGGCATCCAGGACCCCATCAAGGGGGGAGAACTCCGGGACAAGTGGGACCAGTATAAAGGAGTGGGGGTGTCACTGGACGACCCTTATGAGAACTACCGCAGGAACAAGAGTTACAATTTTGTAGCTCGCATGAAAGCCAGGGAGGAAG TGAATCGGGAACCACAGGAGCCCCCTCCCGCTGAATGA
- the LOC139409106 gene encoding calreticulin-like, producing MSHGHLFRNRELEMIILPVSFSVYNRLSVKSSTHSLPVQRDGESMRVAVAILAVFASVAVTIDATVYFKEQFQDGDAWKSRWLVSEHKSDYGEWKLTAGKFYGDAEADKGLQTSQDARFYALSSRFEPFSNEGKSLVVQFTVKHEQKIDCGGGYVKIFPADLDQAAMHGDSQYYIMFGPDICGYSTKKVHVIFNYKGKNHLIKKEIKCKDDELTHLYTLILNPDQTYEVKINNEKVESGTLEDDWDILPPKTVKDPEAKKPEDWDDRAKIDDPTDTKPEDWEKPENIPDPDAKIPEDWDVDMDGEWEPPMIPNPEYQGEWKAKQIDNPDYKGAWVHPEIDNPEYTADAAIYKFDNIGVLGLDLWQVKSGTIFDNFLIGDDIKEAEEFGNETWGATKEPEKKMKDAQEEEERKAREEEEKSKKDTADDEGDEDEDDEPEEEDDDSPMEEEEGEDPKKDKDEL from the exons ATGAGCCACGGCCATCTGTTCAGGAATAGGGAGTTAGAAATGATCATattacctgtttccttcagcgtTTATAACCGACTTTCAGTGAAAAGCAGCACACACAGTTTACCTGTACAGCGGGACGGTGAAAGCATGAGGGTCGCAGTGGCAATATTAGCAGTTTTTGCATCGGTAGCTGTCACCATTGACGCTACTGTATACTTCAAGGAACAATTTCAGGATGGAG ATGCATGGAAGAGTCGGTGGCTtgtatcagagcacaagtcagactATGGCGAGTGGAAACTGACTGCTGGGAAGTTTTATGGTGACGCTGAGGCCGATAAAG GTCTCCAGACCAGCCAGGATGCCCGTTTCTATGCTCTCTCCAGCCGCTTTGAACCCTTCAGCAACGAGGGAAAGTCCCTGGTGGTCCAGTTCACTGTCAAACACGAGCAGAAGATTGACTGTGGGGGCGGATATGTCAAAATTTTCCCAGCAGACCTAGACCAGGCAGCTATGCACGGGGACTCGCAGTATTACATCATGTTTG GGCCTGACATCTGTGGCTACAGCACCAAGAAGGTTCATGTCATCTTCAACTACAAAGGCAAGAACCACCTCATCAAGAAAGAAATCAAATGCAAG GATGACGAGCTGACACATCTGTACACTCTGATCCTGAACCCGGACCAGACATACGAGGTGAAGATCAACAATGAGAAGGTGGAGTCAGGCACTCTGGAGGATGACTGGGACATTTTGCCCCCAAAGACTGTCAAGGACCCCGAGGCCAAGAAGCCAGAGGACTGGGACGACAGGGCCAAAATCGACGACCCTACCGACACCAAGCCAGAG GACTGGGAGAAGCCTGAGAACATCCCTGACCCTGATGCTAAGATCCCTGAggactgggatgtggacatggatGGCGAGTGGGAGCCTCCTATGATCCCCAACCCAGAGTACCAG GGAGAGTGGAAGGCAAAGCAGATTGACAACCCTGACTACAAAGGTGCCTGGGTGCACCCTGAGATCGATAACCCTGAGTACACAGCCGATGCCGCCATCTACAAGTTTGACAACATTGGAGTGTTGGGTCTGGACCTGTGGCAG GTGAAGTCTGGCACCATCTTTGACAACTTCCTGATCGGTGATGATATAAAAGAGGCTGAGGAGTTTGGAAACGAGACATGGGGAGCTACAAAG GAACCAGAAAAGAAAATGAAGGatgcacaggaggaggaggagaggaaagcaagagaggaggaggagaagagcaaGAAGGACACTGCTGATGATGAGGGGGATGAAGATGAGGATGATGAGCCAGAGGAGGAGGACGATGACAGCCCaatggaagaggaggaaggggaagatCCCAAGAAGGACAAGGACGAGTTGTAA